From Mya arenaria isolate MELC-2E11 chromosome 1, ASM2691426v1, a single genomic window includes:
- the LOC128237712 gene encoding putative nuclease HARBI1, with protein MLDNEMYARYRYTNGGIDYLEDLLKESLERTTRRNRALTVRQMILITLRFFATGAFFNIIGDSMGYHKCTVSRVVAQVTEAICGHIHQFVMWPDANARAWNMTEFFKKAGFPNVVGCVDGTHIRIQAPSEDEPAFVNRKGFHSINMQAVCDIKGKFTSVNASWPGSCHDAHVFRTSGLAAKLTIEHVAFSDGVLLGDSGYASDQKRHAR; from the exons ATGCTAGACAATGAGATGTATGCCAGATACAGATATACGAATGGTGGAATAGATTATCTAGAGGATTTGCTGAAGGAATCGCTGGAAAGAACGACAAGAAGAAACAGAGCACTTACTGTTAGACAGATGATTCTGATTACGTTGCGCTTCTTCGCCACAGGAgcattttttaacatcattgGTGATAGCATGGGCTACCACAAGTGCACTGTGTCACGTGTTGTAGCCCAAGTAACAGAAGCAATTTGTGGTCACATACATCAGTTTGTGATGTGGCCTGATGCCAATGCTCGAGCATGGAATATGACAGAATTTTTTAAGAAAGCTGGTTTCCCGAATGTTGTTGGATGTGTAGACGGAACACATATCCGAATCCAGGCGCCATCCGAAGACGAACCAGCCTTCGTGAATAGGAAAGGCTTCCATAGCATCAACATGCAGGCTGTATGTGACATCAAAG GAAAATTTACAAGTGTAAATGCAAGCTGGCCTGGGTCGTGCCACGACGCGCACGTCTTCAGAACGTCGGGATTGGCAGCCAAACTGACCATTGAACATGTGGCGTTTTCAGATGGTGTCCTTTTAGGAGACAGTGG aTACGCCTCAGACCAGAAAAGGCATGCAAGGTAG